The genomic stretch TTTGTCCTGATGACAATTGGTATACCtataaaataaaagtaaagaTGCCATCACTTATTCAAGGATCATTGTAAAAGAGCCATACTGGTTGGACCTATCCACATCTATATGACGTTTTAGTTAGTAAGCTGTCAAGGTTTCCGAGGTTTCGGGTATTGTATCAGGAAGCTGtgcttttttgtttttctttttcagtTTGGAGGTTCGGGCAACCCGTATCCCCAGGGATTCTTAATCGCCCAGTTCCATTGATCGCGGCACATCTCTTCGATGCCATACTTTGCCCTGCAAAAACCATAGTCTTATTAGAAGTAAAGAAAAAGGGAATTCATCGATGAGACAAAAAGAAGAGACTCTAATCTTGTGCATACTTCCACTTGAGTTCCTTCTCTGCTTTGGCAGTGCCGGCATAAAGTGTTTCAGCATCGCCGGGCCGTCTCGCGGTCAGGATCAGAGGAATTTTCTGAAATAATATTGTGTCAGAGACTAACAAGAAACCCAAATGAACAACTATTGTATTCGCAAGAAGTTTGTGAATTTCTCTCTCATCAAAATTCGCAGTATTGAATTTCGCTCTGTCAGCGATCGCAATGCAAACGAGTTGTCAAAAAACTGATCGACGTGTGAGATATTGTAGGACCTTGCCAGATGCCTTCTCGAAAGCCGTCACCATTTCGAACACTGATGTCCCCTTTCCAGTTCCTAAATTATAAGCTTCACAACCTGCAATTAGAACAACTTTGTCAGACCCAACAAAGCCAGATCTTTCCTGTATCAGATCTTCACAAGGAATGTCCCAATCTAAAATCGAACAACTAcacactaataaaaattttgaacaCACAGTCACATCCAATACATCGATGTGTGACGAGTAGTTCAGCACACTTGCTAACCAATTCTATCGTTAAGGACTGTTCCAGCCACGAGGTCATTATAAAATGACTAAGAAACTACATGTAAGAAAAATGCTACACTCAGACATTATAATGACTTTGTAACAGATTGTATTTATCAGAAGAATTCCTATTTCAGTAGTTATTCAAATCGATTCTTGAACTAGAATAACCATGCTTTACCAATTGACAATGTTAATCTGATAGCTCGAATCTGAATGTGAAAGTAAAAGTCAGTGCCAATTTGCAAACTATTCTTTCTAATATTGCTGGAacctttttcttttctcaatgaATAACAAAAAGAGAGCTCAAGTTCATGGATTGCATGTTGCATACATACAGATAAACAACAGCCTAGCTATCCATGAAGGTAAATCGATAATCAGTGATTAAGGATTCGATGAAACCAAATTGGCCAACAAATACGAGAAATCAAGCTATGGATTCCAATTGCAGAGCATTCTCACCGGTGGTAGGATCGTCAAAGAACTTTTTTAAGGCAGCAATATGGCCATCTGCTAGATCAACCACATGAATGTAATCCCTCACCTACAGTCGTGAAGGTAAACTTTTAGCCCTTTATACACCACGACATGCAAGCTGTGTAATTAAGGTGCTTAGCCTCTGATATGAGAGGCAAAGGAATAAGTTgtaaaaaataatagaaagtaAAAGGTTAAACAATTGCGAAAAAATTGAAACAGCATGCGGGACAAACACATAGAAGCGTTAAAGAACTAAAAGATCTAAGCGTCGCTATCAGTTGACGATCATTACTCAAAGATCTAAATTGTTAGCAGAATTTAATAAATCCTATCGTAACCTGCACTATAAGTCACTAATCTGTTTTCATACTTTAATCTCATAGTGAAAGCACTTTCCCAAGAAAGCTTATAACCTAGTATATAAATGTCAAACACAATTAACATAACAGTTAGTGCTAAGTCAGCAGTGGTTTTACTTCTATCGGGGATGATTATGCTTACCTCAGACGCCCCTCACTACCCATCTCcaggttatgtgaagggagataaatcatgaGGTCAGCTTATGCCAACCGCCAAGTTGGCTAGGGGATGAGAGGGATTTTTTTCTCCAAGGGCATGTGCCCGTCGGGAATTGATTCCTTGCCCCATTGTAGCAAGTCTGTCACCCTCTAGCCAACTATGCATCCCGTGGGGACAAGTGGTTTTACTTCTATCAAGCTGATGACAAGAGGATCaaatgataaatgtagttgcaaATACTTAAACAATATTAACCATATAGCAAGACTAATATATTATTTGAGATACAATACCCCTGTTCCATCTTTGGTTGAATAGTCCGTTCCAAATATTGTTAGTGAAGGTCTCCTACCAACAGCAACTTGCTGGATAAATGGCATGAGATTATTGGGAATTCCACGAGGATCTTCGCCAATATGTCCACTCGGGTGAGCTCCAACAGGATTGAAGTATCTTAGAAGCATTATCTTCCAATCATTGTCTGCATGATGGACATCACGACATATTTCTTCAATCATAAGCTGCAAGTTTATATAAAGACTATCAAATTAAACTGAATGAATGTAGTGAAACTGAGAAATCAGgaccaagaagaaagaagaaacctTAGTTCGACCATAGGGGTTCATTGCATGCAAAGGGGATTCTTCAGTACATGGCAAATGCTTTGGCCATCCATATACAGTAGCTGATGATGAAAATACCAGCTGAAAAGTTTCAAAAAGCAATCACCCAAATGTGTTAAATGACGAAACAAATATACAAGATCACAAAACCACGAGGCAAGAGAAGATTTCATCAAGTGAGAAGATGAatacatatttttcaaaaaagaaaagaacctaGTCTGTTGTATTTCTATGTGATAATGTAGCACAAGGTCTAAGTACACCAAGTTTTCAAGATCAATGGTCGTTGTGGCACTGAACGATTCTGCAGCAGTAAATAATCAGTAACCTAACTAATTCTGGGCTTTTCAAAAGAAGACATCTTTGAGTTAATATAGTTTTCCCACATTTCACATTCCACAAGCAATTACTGAAAAACACATTCTAAAATGCAGATAGTTTTGTTGGAGAAAGAGAATTACTGTGGATCATATGCAAATATTAATTTAGAATATAATAAATCAATTTCAACTTTGTATATTTGTTGTTAGTATTGTGTTGCTTTGTCCACAGTTTACAAAAGTTGTACAACTAAAAGACACTTGAAGTTCTAAAAGGTATGTACTCTAGTTACTCACTGGATAAAGCATATAATTATGTGAATGCATATATGAGTGaatatttagtttatatataataaatactCTGTATTAATCATAATCACAATAATGCATAGGTTGTGTATAACATGTATAAATGTACATTTACTCAATATTAAATCAACAACCTAAGCAACCCATGCAACGAAGTTGCATTACTTACTGTATTAAACTAATCAACCTAATcaatttagaattcatacaaaaaaatttatgaacctaAGCGAATCACATAACATAAATAATCACAAATAGCAATGTATGTTTTTAAATATCAACCTATGCATACAATTTTATAAAATGGTTTGATTAATTTAGTAATGATTTGGGCTTGACTTGGACCTCAACCAGCCAATGATTTGGTTTATGTTGTATAATCCTAAGCAGCCCTTATAGTAGGTTGAGGCCTTTTGTGTCACCTAACTGCCTGATGAGCCAAAATGCGTACTCATTGCAATCCCTTGCATAAATTAATGTGGTTGCATGATGCACGAGTATCCTTAAAATGGTCTTTTCTTCAGCTATATGGagtaaaataagaaaagagaagaaagacAATGTAACAACTGGAATATCCATATCAAAAACAAGGCTATAATCGCAAATGTCGACaagaaataaaagagaaatttGATTGGTTTGTGAAGATCTCTAGAAGATACAAATTTGCCACAGATATATAATAAACATATCATCCTTTAAATCTGCAGTCTCTTATTAAAATCACATAGCAAAATTTAGTTACTTTGAGATACCAATGTGAAGTATTTGACCTATCAGTTATATATCTGAAACTGGAAAGGAATCCCATAATTGGACAGATAAATATGAACATACAGCCACCATCACCAAGGAGACAAGATTCAACATTACATAACACTGAAACTTTTTCATGTCTCAATTATATGAATTTCTTAGTCTTCTAAGCAAAATCTAGTAAAGAAATCTCATTGAAAAGCTACCTTCTTGCAGCCATGTGCAGCCATTACTTCCAAAAGAGTAATTGTGCCAATGATATTATTTTTGTAATAAAGCAAAGGTTTCTGAACACTTTCTCCCACAGCCTTTAGACCAGCAAAATGTATGACAGCGTCAAACCTGCAGATAGACACTAGAGCATCATTTTATGAAGTTGGTGTCCCTAAtaggaaattcaaaaatcagTAAGATATCTACTGGCATGTTAGATTCCATGATTATGACTCAAGGCATGGAAGAATACAGAGGTATAAAATGTTAGATCAGACTATAAATATTCACAAGACATGCAAAAACATTTAATGGCCATATTGGTAACTGGCTTACATGTGGTAGGGGTCTCCACTAGAGCAACTCATTATCACCCTTTATATTCGTACTGCTTACAAATTTTACTCCACTGCATCTTGGCTCATGGGCATTTGGCAGGGTGGACAAGTGGAATTGTCCAAAACTGTTATAAGTCTATTTTCCAGAATCTTACACCTAATCCTTTTTCAAAAGCAAATCTGACTTCCGTTCAGAATCTCCATATCCTTATTCTAGCATTTTCTGTATCCAGTGGATTAAGGATCAAGATGTAGACATCTTCCACCTCAAGCATTGGTCCTTCAACTAATATTAGGGAATCACTTGCCAGCATCTCTTACTGCCCCTACAAACCCTTATCTATAAATTATTTGGGCTTTCAGTTTGGATTGCATTGCTCAACCAAGAAATATTTGGATTAATTGCTCTCTGGGGTCTCCAGACGATTTGGTCCCTAGTATAAAACATTCTTATCAATGATGAAGCTCACCCTAGTATTAACAGTGTTCGTACCATGTTTTTCTACCCACTCCAGATATACCTCATTCCAAGCTGGGCAACCTACCAAATTGTTAGAAATCAAGGGACTTTCCTTTGGTTCGCCTGTGATCAGAACtatagtagatcaaaatatctTGCTTCATGATGAATTGTTTCTATTCCCACTAAGTATGGAGGACTAGGCATTCTGGATATCAGGAAATCAATTGGCCATTCTTGGAGACTTGAGTTATTATCTTGAGAAACGGCGTTCATATTGCTAGTATAATTTGTGAGCATTACTGGGAGGAGAATGAGGTTGAATCCAGCCATCATCTATTTTTTAACTGCTAAATGGACAAAGTAGGATGGCAAGTTTCTGGGGCATGTTTTCTGCATCCATGGAGAGGAATTGCCATCTATTGATGGCTGGATGCAGTGGCTAGACAGTGTTCATCCTTATGTATTTGAGGTCATGAATACCTTTATTCATGCCTGGTTTTTTTTCTATCAGGACATCGAGGTGTGCCAGCATCTTTGATGGGCAGGTTACAAAATCACATGGTCTATTTGATAAGTGGttagatttatcggatacctgcaAGCTCATATGAAATGGGAGGCATATGCTAGATTACATCCAACCTCTGCAAAAACTGAGGGAGCTAGTAATCTAGACAGCAAGTTGAACTCCAGAACTATCTGCAGTACGGGCTGTGAGTTGATCAGCTGAAGTCTGGTGTCTTGTGGTGAAAAATGCATCGATTTTTTGTGACTTTGCTGATCTTAGTTCGCACATGCTATGCATCAGATTTCTGAATCTGTTTACAGATATGCACTCTATTTACAAGGTTACTAATATTATCTGTGAGTTTCGTTCTGATCATTCAAAATCTTTTTTCAACAAAAGAAAgacttttgaaattttatttactTGACAGCAAGTCAAACTGCTGACAATCACAAAAAGCACATTCCCATTTTTACCCAGAAATTTAAGTATTTAAACAGTAAGATTAATTATACCAAGTCCACCACAAAAATTCTAATATCTTCTAGAGTGTGCAACATAAATCAgaggaagaaaataaaattaagagcAAGAATTCAGAAACTCAAAGGAGGAGAAAAAAGATCACAAAATTCAAAGAAAAACAGAAACTAGTAAacaaggagagaaaaaaaaacaaaaaaacaaaaaacaaaaaaaaaactgagaatgtagtaaacaaaaaaaaaaaatcagaaaacaCAGATAAAAAAACTGAAGCACCAGAGAAGGGGGGCAGTCCGTGAAGACTGAAGATTGAAGAGTGAAAAACAACTCTGAGGAACTAATCTGAAATTTGCAGAGAGGGATTTTTGAAGTTATTAGTGAAGAGATGCTCACCTTTGTAAGAGCCTGTATGCCCTTTTAGCAACATTGCTCTTTAAAAATTGGCATATTATTATGTCACTCCGAGAACAAGTAAACAAACAGCTATATGAAGGAAAAACAGATGGAAAATGAACATGCATATTCATCAGAAGGGAAAAGAACTTACTTTGTTGTGTGAAAAACTTTTTCCAATGCTTCTTTATCTTGAAtatcaatctgcatatcatcatatTTTATCAATCAACAATATGCAAACAGATCAAAACAATTTGCAGTCACTCTGAAACTTGATCAAGCAACCGCAAAAATAGGAATTTAAATAAACATTAGTTGACTACAGCAAACATACAGGAACAAGTAGAATGAATCAACAATTAAATCGGAGATAGTACTAGTTTTTCCATGGATAATTCCATCAATGATTATAAGCTCAATTGACGTTTGGATTCACTATTTGTTTTTCCCAAATAGTCTAGTTCTACTTAAGTTAGTCAGGAAATTCAACATCGAATTAACCAATTTGATTTGTTTATCAAAAAAGAGGCATGAGCAAGTTAAAAATGATGCTCCACTGCCTAATTTGCAAAGGGGCCAATAACCCTAGCTATACAATTTCTTAGTTGTGAATCTGCAATGCAAAAAATCCAAAATTTTAGACGAGAAACCCTTTCATATTAGAAAAGGCTAAAAGTAAATGCGAATCCCCTCACCAAAGTTCAATTTTCCGAAGACTTTTAGTAGCAAAAAAAGCGAAAACCCAATCCCCACCTCCAAAACTCACCTAAAAATCGAGTCTTTTCACCACATAATTGTCACTTCCTTTCTCAAAGCTCTAATcacatagaaaaaaaaataacaaaaaaggaaaaaatcgaATATCCAATC from Zingiber officinale cultivar Zhangliang chromosome 5B, Zo_v1.1, whole genome shotgun sequence encodes the following:
- the LOC121985110 gene encoding UDP-glucose 4-epimerase GEPI48-like, whose product is MARRVLVTGGAGYIGSHTVLQLLREGFYVVVVDNLDNSSEVAVQRVAELAGGFGKNLAFHRIDIQDKEALEKVFHTTKFDAVIHFAGLKAVGESVQKPLLYYKNNIIGTITLLEVMAAHGCKKLVFSSSATVYGWPKHLPCTEESPLHAMNPYGRTKLMIEEICRDVHHADNDWKIMLLRYFNPVGAHPSGHIGEDPRGIPNNLMPFIQQVAVGRRPSLTIFGTDYSTKDGTGVRDYIHVVDLADGHIAALKKFFDDPTTGCEAYNLGTGKGTSVFEMVTAFEKASGKKIPLILTARRPGDAETLYAGTAKAEKELKWKAKYGIEEMCRDQWNWAIKNPWGYGLPEPPN